A genomic region of Trifolium pratense cultivar HEN17-A07 linkage group LG3, ARS_RC_1.1, whole genome shotgun sequence contains the following coding sequences:
- the LOC123914599 gene encoding putative F-box protein At1g33530, which produces MSDNVKKIVEQNNTAKRPHRHLSPTTDGLLHPPFLPDELIFQILLCLPVKFLVQLKCVSKSWKTLISDPKFAKTHLRSITSITHQRLFSSRLTGKLGKIISFAVKPMFENPSKPTDPVEFSMEHRFRILGSCNGLLCLFDTEGGYVKLWNPSIRYESKNSPTLRFFDLVSWIWL; this is translated from the coding sequence atgtctGACAATGTTAAGAAGATCGTTGAACAAAATAACACCGCCAAGAGGCCCCACCGCCATCTTTCTCCGACAACCGACGGTTTACTTCATCCGCCATTTTTACCCGATGAACTCATCTTTCAGATCCTTTTGTGTCTTCCGGTGAAATTCCTTGTACAACTGAAGTGTGTGAGCAAATCATGGAAAACCCTAATTTCCGATCCCAAATTTGCAAAGACTCACCTTCGGAGCATAACAAGCATAACCCATCAACGATTATTCTCTTCTCGTCTTACTGGTAAATTAGGCAAAATCATATCTTTCGCTGTTAAACCAATGTTCGAAAATCCATCAAAACCTACTGATCCGGTTGAGTTCAGCATGGAACACAGGTTCCGTATTCTTGGTTCATGCAATGGGTTGCTGTGTCTGTTTGATACGGAAGGAGGTTATGTTAAATTATGGAACCCTTCTATCAGATATGAATCCAAAAATTCTCCAACTCTTAGATTCTTTGATCTCGTATCATGGATTTGGCTATGA